From Acidobacteriota bacterium, a single genomic window includes:
- a CDS encoding sigma-54-dependent Fis family transcriptional regulator, with protein MMERAVGLAERVARSDASALIVGESGTGKGLLAELIHRRGTRRERPFVTVSCANIPADLFESELFGHERGSHTDATTRKPGRLEAADGGTVFLDGVESLAPPHQAKLLRVLQERSFERLGGLETVRVDIRILSSSREDLTALVATGAFREDLYYRLNVVTIAVPPLRERPEDVFPLARHFLKRLRARDRRGPRRFGADARRAMRAYHWPGNVREVMNAVEAAMIVAEGDVVGAEALPIRHGTPMARMVAAASDEGLTLAALEERYIREVLRLTRGNKTRAAAILGISRKTLIAKTQRYEGGGEPD; from the coding sequence GTGATGGAGCGGGCCGTCGGGCTCGCGGAGCGCGTCGCCCGGAGCGACGCCAGCGCCCTGATCGTGGGGGAGAGCGGCACCGGCAAGGGGCTGCTCGCCGAGCTGATTCACCGCCGCGGGACGCGGCGCGAGCGGCCCTTCGTGACCGTCTCGTGCGCGAACATCCCCGCGGATCTCTTTGAAAGCGAGCTCTTCGGGCACGAGAGGGGATCGCACACGGACGCGACGACGCGCAAGCCCGGGCGGCTCGAGGCCGCCGACGGCGGGACGGTCTTTCTCGACGGGGTCGAATCCCTCGCGCCGCCCCACCAGGCGAAGCTGCTGAGGGTCCTCCAGGAGAGGAGCTTCGAGCGGCTGGGCGGGCTCGAGACGGTCCGGGTGGACATCCGGATCCTCTCGTCGAGCCGCGAGGATCTCACCGCGCTCGTCGCGACCGGCGCGTTCCGGGAGGATCTGTACTACCGGCTGAACGTGGTCACGATCGCCGTCCCTCCGCTGAGGGAGAGACCGGAAGACGTCTTCCCTCTCGCCCGGCACTTCCTGAAGCGCCTCAGGGCGCGCGACAGGAGGGGGCCGAGGCGGTTCGGGGCCGACGCGAGGCGGGCGATGCGGGCCTATCATTGGCCTGGAAACGTGCGGGAGGTGATGAACGCCGTCGAGGCGGCGATGATCGTCGCCGAGGGGGATGTCGTCGGGGCCGAGGCCCTTCCGATAAGGCACGGCACACCGATGGCGCGGATGGTCGCCGCCGCCTCCGACGAGGGGCTGACGCTCGCGGCCCTCGAGGAGAGGTACATCCGGGAGGTGCTGAGGCTCACGCGCGGCAACAAAACGCGGGCCGCGGCGATTCTCGGGATCAGCCGCAAGACGCTCATCGCGAAGACGCAGCGATACGAGGGTGGCGGAGAGCCGGATTGA
- the obgE gene encoding GTPase ObgE, whose amino-acid sequence MFVDHARVVVLGGRGGDGCLSFRREKFVPKGGPDGGDGGDGGRVIFVTDASLTTLQAFRFRQHFRAAKGGHGRGKNQHGRGGADLRVAVPAGTVIHDETGAVIVDLSETGHEWVAAKGGHGGRGNARFASSTNQAPRRFEPGTPGEERTLVLELKLLADVGLVGMPNAGKSTLLSRISSARPKIADYPFTTLTPHLGVVESGPFESFVVADIPGLIEGAHEGAGLGARFLRHVERTSVLVHLVDISAALERDPVEDLSAIERELMEAGGLNLKPRLVVATKVDLVPGIPEAEAALARLKSHCRRHKLPFASISAATGSGIRELVAKIDRMLRKSIAGKTESAPRAIRLRSAAPGRDASPGREAASEREASSKREAGSEDEE is encoded by the coding sequence ATGTTTGTGGACCACGCGCGCGTCGTCGTGCTGGGCGGCCGCGGCGGGGACGGTTGTCTCTCGTTCCGCCGCGAGAAATTCGTCCCCAAGGGGGGCCCTGACGGCGGCGACGGCGGGGACGGCGGCCGCGTGATCTTCGTCACCGACGCCTCCCTGACGACCCTGCAGGCCTTTCGCTTCCGGCAGCATTTCCGTGCCGCGAAGGGAGGGCACGGGCGCGGCAAGAATCAGCACGGGCGCGGCGGCGCCGACCTCAGGGTCGCCGTCCCCGCGGGGACCGTCATCCACGACGAGACCGGCGCGGTGATCGTCGATCTCTCCGAGACCGGCCACGAGTGGGTCGCCGCGAAGGGGGGGCACGGGGGGCGCGGGAACGCGCGCTTCGCGTCGTCGACCAACCAGGCGCCCAGGCGGTTCGAGCCGGGCACCCCGGGAGAGGAGAGGACGCTCGTCCTTGAGCTGAAGCTCCTCGCGGACGTCGGCCTCGTGGGGATGCCGAACGCCGGGAAGAGCACCCTGCTGTCGCGGATCTCCTCGGCGCGGCCGAAGATCGCCGACTACCCGTTCACCACCCTGACGCCGCACCTCGGCGTCGTCGAGTCGGGTCCGTTCGAGTCGTTCGTCGTCGCCGACATCCCCGGCCTCATCGAGGGGGCGCACGAGGGGGCTGGCCTGGGCGCGCGCTTCCTCAGGCATGTCGAGCGCACGTCGGTCCTGGTCCATCTCGTCGACATCTCGGCCGCTCTCGAGCGCGATCCGGTCGAGGACCTCTCGGCCATCGAGCGCGAGCTCATGGAGGCCGGGGGGCTGAACCTGAAGCCGCGCCTGGTCGTCGCGACGAAGGTCGATCTCGTCCCCGGCATCCCCGAGGCGGAGGCCGCTCTGGCGCGCCTGAAGTCGCACTGCCGGAGGCACAAGCTGCCCTTCGCCTCGATCTCCGCCGCGACGGGGAGCGGCATCCGCGAGCTGGTGGCGAAGATCGACCGCATGCTCCGCAAATCGATCGCCGGCAAGACGGAGAGCGCCCCGCGCGCGATCCGGCTCCGCAGCGCGGCCCCCGGGCGCGACGCATCCCCGGGGCGCGAGGCCGCCTCGGAGCGCGAAGCATCCTCGAAGCGCGAAGCCGGCTCGGAGGACGAAGAGTGA
- a CDS encoding peroxiredoxin has protein sequence MEACGFRDAIAEIRSLGAEIFGASVDSVKDQKAFADKFQIAYPLLCDTDKSLAKSYGVLGERGSAGRSTFLIDRAGVVRNVWPKVSPAGHPAEIITALKAL, from the coding sequence GTGGAGGCGTGCGGGTTCCGCGACGCCATCGCCGAGATTCGATCGCTGGGAGCCGAGATCTTCGGGGCCAGCGTGGACTCCGTGAAAGACCAGAAGGCCTTCGCCGACAAGTTCCAGATCGCCTACCCGCTCCTCTGCGACACGGACAAGTCGCTCGCGAAGTCGTACGGCGTCCTCGGCGAGCGCGGCTCGGCGGGGCGCAGCACGTTCCTCATCGACAGGGCCGGCGTCGTGCGGAACGTGTGGCCCAAGGTCAGCCCCGCGGGTCACCCCGCGGAGATCATCACGGCTTTGAAGGCGTTGTGA
- a CDS encoding redoxin domain-containing protein, with translation MSSTMPAEGARAPSFSVTAHDGSTVTLSQFAGKKHVVLFFYPKADTPG, from the coding sequence ATGTCCAGCACGATGCCTGCCGAGGGCGCGCGCGCTCCTTCCTTCTCGGTGACCGCGCATGACGGCTCGACCGTCACGCTCTCTCAGTTCGCCGGGAAGAAGCACGTGGTGCTCTTCTTCTACCCGAAGGCGGACACCCCCGGCTGA
- a CDS encoding tetratricopeptide repeat protein, whose translation MKVRTFLILLAILILTATSAVLVIRNQQILSARFAVTDAVSVPVYAVLGSAFLAGAVLVLTGSVFRDSRDLLRRLEGLRGAKETKHLGDLYRQGMEAFLEGQEEKALSHFQAILAADASNVDALVRAGQVHRALKNLKEAVECHRKAHRLREQELEPLYELVKDYESLSQIGKSKVVLNRIIQLRPRKALSAYRKLRKYAMKEGDWSRAWEIQGLIEAQTEKTPYKMQAETRFNVGIRYQLAAAKAADNRREGANLLRKIVRAHSDFVPGHVRLGDILIEMGQPGAGVEAWARGFESTGSPIFLSRMEDHFLEISEPESAIEALRTAVTRSRNDFLPRLFLARLYLRLEMIDEAHREFRALKDRVSSSPTMHAFLASIHERRGDPREAVAEYREALKLLDLPRLFYRCGVCDTRTSEWGDRCDVCMEWNQIVLDFGEDQTLDEVGTAQGPLYSGVP comes from the coding sequence GTGAAGGTCCGGACCTTCCTGATCCTCCTGGCAATCCTCATCCTGACAGCCACGTCCGCCGTCCTGGTCATCCGGAACCAGCAGATCCTGTCGGCGCGATTCGCCGTCACCGACGCGGTCTCGGTGCCCGTCTACGCCGTGCTCGGCTCGGCGTTCCTCGCGGGCGCCGTCCTCGTCCTCACGGGATCCGTCTTCCGGGACTCGCGCGATCTCCTGCGCCGGCTCGAGGGGCTTCGCGGCGCGAAGGAGACGAAGCACCTCGGCGATCTGTACCGCCAGGGGATGGAGGCCTTCCTCGAGGGGCAGGAGGAGAAGGCCCTCTCGCACTTCCAGGCGATCCTCGCGGCGGACGCGTCGAACGTCGACGCGCTCGTCCGGGCCGGGCAGGTCCATCGCGCTCTGAAGAACCTGAAGGAGGCGGTCGAGTGCCACCGGAAGGCGCACCGGCTGAGGGAGCAGGAGCTGGAGCCGCTGTACGAGCTCGTCAAGGACTACGAGTCGCTGTCGCAGATCGGCAAAAGCAAGGTCGTCCTCAACAGGATCATCCAGCTCCGCCCGCGCAAGGCCCTCTCCGCGTACCGCAAGCTCCGCAAGTACGCGATGAAGGAGGGGGACTGGTCCCGCGCGTGGGAGATCCAGGGGCTCATCGAGGCCCAGACGGAGAAGACGCCGTACAAGATGCAGGCGGAGACGCGCTTCAACGTCGGGATCCGGTATCAGCTCGCCGCCGCCAAGGCCGCCGACAACCGCCGCGAGGGGGCGAACCTCCTGCGCAAGATCGTCCGCGCCCACTCCGATTTCGTTCCCGGGCACGTCCGGCTGGGTGACATCCTCATCGAGATGGGCCAGCCCGGAGCGGGGGTCGAGGCGTGGGCGCGCGGGTTCGAGTCCACCGGCTCGCCGATCTTCCTCAGCCGGATGGAGGACCACTTCCTCGAGATCTCCGAGCCCGAGAGCGCCATCGAGGCGCTCCGCACCGCCGTGACGCGCTCCCGGAACGATTTCCTGCCGAGGCTCTTCCTCGCGCGGCTGTACCTCCGCCTCGAGATGATCGACGAGGCGCACCGTGAGTTCCGCGCGTTGAAGGATCGCGTCAGCTCGTCCCCGACGATGCACGCCTTTCTCGCGAGCATCCACGAGCGGCGCGGCGACCCGCGCGAGGCGGTCGCGGAGTACCGGGAGGCGCTCAAGCTGCTGGATCTCCCCCGCCTCTTCTACCGATGCGGCGTCTGCGACACGCGCACGTCCGAATGGGGAGACCGCTGCGACGTCTGCATGGAGTGGAACCAGATCGTCCTCGATTTCGGCGAGGATCAGACGCTCGACGAGGTGGGGACGGCGCAAGGACCGCTGTACTCGGGCGTCCCCTGA
- the rsfS gene encoding ribosome silencing factor, with protein sequence MIVAARAALDKKAEGLALLDLRGLSDVTDYFLICHGRSGRQVQSIADQIERALRLKHRRPGHIEGHARGEWILMDYFDFVVHIFTMDRRSYYGLERLWGDAPRLRLPRPDGKAVRRPARARPGDADREEE encoded by the coding sequence ATGATCGTCGCCGCGCGCGCCGCTCTGGACAAGAAGGCCGAGGGGCTCGCCCTTCTCGACCTGCGGGGGCTCTCCGACGTGACCGACTACTTCCTGATCTGCCACGGCCGATCGGGCCGGCAGGTCCAGTCGATCGCGGACCAGATCGAGAGGGCTCTCAGGCTGAAGCACCGGCGCCCGGGCCACATCGAGGGGCATGCCCGCGGCGAGTGGATCCTCATGGATTACTTCGATTTCGTGGTGCACATTTTCACGATGGACCGGCGGTCCTATTACGGCCTGGAGCGCCTGTGGGGGGACGCCCCCCGGCTGCGGCTCCCGCGGCCCGACGGGAAGGCCGTGAGGCGGCCGGCGCGCGCCCGGCCGGGGGACGCCGACCGCGAAGAGGAATGA
- a CDS encoding TraR/DksA family transcriptional regulator — translation MDKKSLEQFKKKLVDKRRELTHAYIRDKTYGKESDEGGTQDSADKASTSYTKEFLYSLSNTERGVLQQVEQAISRIGEGEFGVCDECGEAIQKKRLDAVPWARYCLACQEAVDRGRLAEAGE, via the coding sequence ATGGACAAGAAGTCCTTGGAACAGTTCAAGAAGAAGCTGGTCGACAAGCGGCGTGAGCTGACGCACGCCTACATCCGCGACAAGACGTACGGGAAGGAGAGCGACGAGGGCGGGACGCAGGATTCGGCGGACAAGGCGTCCACCTCGTACACGAAGGAGTTCCTCTACTCCCTCAGCAACACCGAGCGCGGCGTGCTGCAGCAGGTGGAGCAGGCCATCTCGCGCATCGGCGAGGGTGAGTTCGGCGTGTGCGACGAGTGCGGCGAGGCGATTCAGAAGAAGCGTCTCGACGCGGTGCCGTGGGCGCGCTACTGCCTGGCCTGCCAGGAGGCGGTGGACAGGGGCCGGCTCGCGGAGGCGGGAGAATAG
- a CDS encoding 2,3-bisphosphoglycerate-independent phosphoglycerate mutase: MGPTVLVVLDGWGHATTREGNAVRNCGPANMDALARDYPSSLLDASGVSVGLPAGQIGNSEVGHTCMGAGRIVYQDLNRIGHAIATREFQSNPALLAAMDGAARGGRALHLLGLVSDGGVHSHIDHLEVLVKMARERGCLRIFVHAFMDGRDTAPAIGVRYLRDLEETFARDGGGAAIGTVMGRYWAMDRDNRWDRVQRAYEAMTEGVGLVAPTGVAAMEAAYGRAETDEFVAPTIVSPAGIAPGAAPGLLRDGDAVIFFNFRADRAREITRALTEGAFDAFPRRVRPALSSYTCMTRYHESFPLPVAFPPEFPDRTFGQLLAERGLRQLRLAETEKYAHVTFFFNGGVERVFPGEERVLIPSPRVATYDLQPAMSAPAVTDAFVEKLRAFDRIPGGANVAVVMNFANADMVGHTGIYEAALSACRTIDECVGRIAGETLAREGTILITADHGNAEQMIDPETGGPHTAHTLNPVPVILAGRRFRGMRLREGGILPDIAPTLLEAMGIPQPAEMTGRTLLDHT; this comes from the coding sequence ATGGGGCCGACCGTCCTCGTCGTCCTCGACGGCTGGGGACACGCAACCACACGCGAGGGAAACGCGGTTCGGAACTGCGGCCCCGCGAACATGGACGCGCTCGCCCGCGACTACCCCTCCTCGCTCCTCGACGCCTCGGGCGTCTCGGTGGGGCTCCCCGCCGGCCAGATCGGGAACTCCGAGGTGGGGCACACGTGCATGGGCGCGGGGCGCATCGTCTATCAGGATCTGAACCGCATCGGCCACGCCATCGCCACGCGCGAGTTCCAGTCGAACCCCGCGCTCCTCGCGGCGATGGACGGCGCGGCGCGCGGAGGCCGGGCGCTGCACCTCCTCGGCCTCGTGAGCGACGGAGGAGTCCACAGCCACATCGACCATCTCGAGGTCCTCGTGAAGATGGCCCGCGAGCGCGGCTGCCTCAGGATCTTCGTCCACGCCTTCATGGACGGGCGCGACACCGCCCCGGCCATCGGGGTGCGGTACCTCCGCGATCTGGAGGAGACGTTTGCGCGCGACGGCGGCGGCGCGGCGATCGGGACGGTGATGGGCCGGTACTGGGCGATGGATCGCGACAACCGGTGGGATCGCGTGCAGAGGGCCTACGAGGCGATGACCGAGGGGGTGGGTCTCGTCGCCCCGACCGGCGTCGCGGCGATGGAGGCGGCGTACGGGCGCGCGGAGACCGACGAGTTCGTCGCGCCGACGATTGTGTCACCCGCCGGAATCGCGCCCGGGGCGGCGCCGGGGCTGCTCCGCGACGGGGACGCCGTCATCTTCTTCAACTTCCGCGCGGATCGCGCGAGGGAGATCACGCGGGCGCTGACCGAAGGCGCCTTCGACGCGTTCCCCCGCCGCGTGCGGCCGGCCCTCTCGAGCTACACGTGCATGACGCGGTATCACGAGAGCTTCCCGCTTCCCGTCGCCTTCCCTCCCGAGTTCCCCGACCGCACCTTCGGGCAGCTTCTCGCCGAGCGGGGCCTGAGGCAGCTCCGCCTCGCCGAGACGGAGAAGTACGCCCACGTGACCTTCTTTTTCAACGGCGGCGTCGAGCGCGTCTTCCCGGGGGAGGAGCGCGTCCTCATCCCCTCGCCGAGGGTCGCGACGTACGACTTGCAGCCCGCGATGAGCGCCCCCGCCGTGACCGACGCCTTCGTCGAGAAGCTCCGCGCGTTCGACAGGATCCCCGGCGGAGCGAACGTCGCCGTGGTCATGAACTTCGCCAACGCGGACATGGTGGGCCACACCGGGATCTACGAGGCCGCGCTCTCCGCGTGCCGCACGATCGACGAGTGCGTCGGGCGCATCGCGGGCGAGACGCTGGCGCGCGAGGGGACGATTCTCATCACCGCCGACCACGGGAACGCCGAGCAGATGATCGATCCCGAGACCGGCGGACCCCACACGGCGCACACGCTCAACCCCGTCCCGGTGATCCTCGCGGGGCGGCGGTTCCGGGGGATGAGGCTCAGGGAAGGCGGGATACTCCCCGACATCGCGCCGACGCTTCTCGAGGCGATGGGGATCCCACAGCCCGCCGAGATGACGGGCAGAACCCTCCTCGATCACACCTGA
- a CDS encoding ComF family protein, with amino-acid sequence MFGLQSLAFGLSRVIRRALTVEGVAAALRDVGGALLEADCPCCRHPMGWGRFGACEACWDEVVPLPEGAGGALELPSPIAGASAYGAYAGRLRDLIHALKFRDLGRLAVPLGRLATGALEGRGLLGRAADAAVVPVPMSRPRLRRRGYNQADLIAREVGRSIRRETGGRAAIVGALRRTVDGPPQAGRSRVERWAAVAGAYAAVDRERERIAGRTVLLVDDVLTTGATACECARVLKDAGAGEVIVAVVARTPAGSGGSD; translated from the coding sequence GTGTTCGGACTCCAGAGCCTGGCCTTCGGCCTCTCGCGCGTCATCCGGCGCGCCCTCACGGTGGAAGGGGTTGCCGCCGCTCTTCGCGACGTCGGCGGGGCCCTCCTCGAGGCGGATTGTCCATGCTGCCGGCACCCGATGGGATGGGGCCGCTTCGGAGCCTGCGAGGCGTGCTGGGACGAAGTCGTCCCGCTCCCCGAGGGAGCGGGCGGCGCCCTGGAGCTCCCCTCGCCCATCGCGGGGGCGTCCGCGTACGGAGCCTACGCGGGGAGGCTTCGCGACCTGATTCACGCCCTGAAGTTCCGTGACCTCGGGCGCCTCGCCGTCCCGCTCGGCCGGCTCGCCACGGGGGCGCTCGAGGGGCGCGGGCTCCTCGGCCGGGCCGCCGATGCCGCCGTCGTGCCGGTGCCGATGTCCCGCCCAAGACTTCGGCGTCGAGGCTACAATCAGGCGGACCTGATCGCCCGGGAGGTCGGCCGGTCGATCCGCCGCGAGACGGGCGGGCGCGCCGCGATCGTCGGAGCGCTTCGCAGAACGGTGGACGGCCCGCCGCAGGCGGGGCGATCGAGGGTCGAGAGGTGGGCGGCGGTCGCGGGCGCGTACGCCGCGGTCGATCGCGAACGGGAGCGGATCGCGGGACGGACCGTCCTTCTCGTGGACGACGTCCTGACGACCGGGGCGACGGCGTGCGAGTGCGCGCGCGTCCTGAAGGATGCTGGAGCCGGCGAGGTCATCGTGGCCGTCGTCGCGCGAACCCCCGCCGGATCGGGCGGGAGCGACTGA
- a CDS encoding peptidylprolyl isomerase, with protein sequence MNRLRMSKPARSRGLLIACALSLALAAGPAAAREGKAAPESPVQVTVERLGNFCYAGEPVLVRVAIFNTGKTAYDNSKGIALLGNVTVLDAAGSGLKKKSAAAPDARQQPAFIPAGGFFGVIADLRDAVDGLDRPGQYVARFQSADLSSDPVPLVVIPKFDPHVRYRATIETDFGSLALDLFGKEAPEHVHNFYDLANQGYYDGTLFHVIVKGIEVRGGDRSGSGDTSPGYSLKPEIDKALKHKRGSLSMLRGETSDHGSQFMISLAESPKLDGQMTIFGMLAGGDDALGALESLPTSGQRSFPFFRPLKDAKIHTLRVAPAPAGAMATAEADSVTTPSKP encoded by the coding sequence GTGAATCGTCTGAGGATGTCGAAGCCGGCACGTTCCCGTGGTCTCCTGATCGCGTGCGCTCTCTCCCTCGCCCTGGCCGCCGGGCCCGCCGCCGCGCGGGAGGGAAAGGCGGCTCCGGAGAGCCCCGTCCAGGTGACCGTGGAGCGCCTCGGCAACTTCTGCTACGCCGGCGAGCCGGTCCTGGTGCGCGTGGCGATCTTCAACACCGGGAAGACCGCGTACGACAACTCGAAGGGGATCGCTCTCCTCGGGAACGTCACCGTGCTCGACGCGGCGGGCTCGGGATTGAAGAAGAAGAGCGCCGCGGCCCCCGACGCGCGCCAGCAGCCGGCGTTCATCCCCGCCGGTGGGTTCTTCGGCGTCATCGCGGACCTGCGGGACGCCGTCGACGGGCTCGACAGGCCGGGCCAGTACGTCGCGCGATTCCAGTCGGCCGACCTCTCCTCCGACCCCGTCCCCCTCGTCGTCATCCCGAAGTTCGATCCCCACGTCCGGTACCGTGCCACGATCGAGACCGACTTCGGCTCGCTCGCGCTCGACCTCTTCGGGAAGGAGGCGCCGGAGCACGTCCACAACTTCTACGATCTCGCCAATCAGGGGTATTACGACGGCACGCTCTTCCACGTGATCGTGAAGGGGATTGAAGTGCGCGGCGGAGACCGCTCGGGCAGCGGCGACACGAGCCCCGGCTACTCCCTGAAGCCGGAGATCGACAAGGCGCTCAAGCACAAGCGCGGCTCGCTCTCGATGCTCCGCGGCGAGACGAGCGATCACGGATCGCAGTTCATGATCAGCCTGGCCGAGAGCCCCAAGCTCGACGGTCAGATGACGATCTTCGGGATGCTCGCGGGAGGCGACGACGCGCTCGGCGCCCTCGAGAGCCTGCCGACGAGCGGCCAGCGGAGCTTCCCCTTCTTCCGGCCGCTCAAGGACGCGAAGATTCACACCCTCCGCGTCGCGCCCGCCCCGGCGGGGGCGATGGCCACCGCCGAGGCGGACTCCGTCACAACGCCTTCAAAGCCGTGA
- a CDS encoding 23S rRNA (pseudouridine(1915)-N(3))-methyltransferase RlmH yields the protein MKLSVVWVGRTKDRRIEALAQEAVEKIGRYCRIAVVEIRDSRIAGKGIPKRPGEEGERVLKTVKPGEQVIALDEGGREMRSVEFAGFLGKALESTPAGVRFILGGPFGLSEEVLKAASHRISLSRMTLTHEMARLVALEQIYRAFTIMRGEGYHH from the coding sequence TTGAAGCTCTCGGTCGTCTGGGTCGGCCGGACGAAGGATCGGCGCATCGAGGCGCTGGCGCAGGAAGCGGTCGAGAAGATCGGCCGGTACTGCCGGATCGCGGTCGTCGAGATCAGGGACTCGAGGATCGCGGGCAAGGGCATCCCGAAGCGCCCGGGCGAGGAGGGGGAGAGGGTCCTGAAAACGGTGAAGCCGGGCGAGCAGGTGATCGCGCTCGACGAGGGGGGGCGCGAAATGCGCTCCGTCGAGTTCGCCGGGTTTCTCGGGAAGGCATTGGAATCGACCCCCGCGGGGGTCAGGTTTATCCTCGGCGGGCCGTTTGGCCTGTCGGAGGAGGTGCTGAAGGCAGCCTCACACCGCATCTCGCTCTCGAGGATGACCTTGACCCACGAGATGGCGCGGCTGGTGGCGCTGGAACAGATTTACAGGGCCTTCACGATTATGCGAGGGGAAGGCTACCATCACTGA